One Setaria viridis chromosome 7, Setaria_viridis_v4.0, whole genome shotgun sequence genomic region harbors:
- the LOC117862571 gene encoding sialyltransferase-like protein 2, with protein MKRRHLPPVLLLLALSLLSLSFRRHLFLPRGPSPYAADALLRRLATTDVGGDQVVAEAAALFANASVSSFPSLGNHHRLLYLRLPYHSNTTSAPRQRVVSRLRVPFDTLPSDESLLAAFRASLRSFHLAHRRRRGGDVAGVMGELAGQLGRPRRFPTCAVVGNSGILLGSGRGAQIDAHDLVIRLNNARVAGYAADVGTKTSISFVNSNILHYCAVRSAITTPGCSCHPYGRTVPMAMYVCQPAHLLDALICNATATPASPFPLLVTDARLDALCARIAKYYSMRRLVSTTGEPPGNWTRRHDERYFHYSSGLQAVVMALGACDEVSLFGFGKAVGAKHHYHTNQKKELDLHDYEAEYQFYRDLQARPEAVPFLDEAPGFKMPPVKLYW; from the coding sequence ATGAAGCGCCGCCATCTCCCgccggtcctcctcctcctcgcgctctcgctcctctccctctccttccgcCGCCACCTGTTCCTCCCCCGAGGCCCATCCCCGTACGCCGCCGACGCGCTCCTCCGCCGGCTCGCCACCACCGACGTCGGCGGGGACCAGGTCGTGGCCGAGGCGGCCGCGCTCTTCGCCAACGCCTCGGTATCCTCCTTCCCCAGCCTCGGcaaccaccaccgcctcctctaCCTCCGCCTCCCTTACCACAGCAACACCACCTCCGCCCCGCGGCAGCGGGTTGTCTCCCGCCTCCGCGTCCCCTTCGACACGCTCCCCAGCGACGAgtccctcctcgccgccttccGCGCCTCCCTCCGCTCCTTCCACCTCgcgcaccgtcgccgccggggcggcgatGTCGCCGGCGTCATGGGCGAACTCGCGGGCCAACTCGGTCGCCCGCGGCGCTTCCCCACCTGCGCCGTCGTGGGGAACAGCGGCATCCTCCTCGGCTCCGGCCGGGGCGCGCAGATCGACGCGCACGACCTCGTCATCCGCCTCAACAACGCCCGCGTCGCGGGATACGCCGCCGACGTCGGCACCAAGACCTCCATCTCCTTCGTCAACTCCAACATCCTCCACTACTGCGCCGTCCGCTCTGCAATCACCACCCCCGGCTGCTCCTGCCACCCCTACGGCCGCACGGTCCCCATGGCCATGTACGTCTGCCAGCCGGCGCACCTCCTCGACGCACTCATCTGCAACGCCACCGCCACGCCGGCGTCCCCGTTCCCGCTGCTCGTCACCGACGCGCGCCTCGACGCGCTGTGCGCGCGCATCGCCAAGTACTACTCGATGCGGCGGCTCGTCTCCACGACTGGGGAGCCGCCGGGCAACTGGACGCGGAGGCACGACGAGAGGTACTTCCACTACTCCTCGGGGCTGCAGGCGGTGGTGATGGCCCTGGGGGCCTGCGACGAGGTGAGCCTGTTCGGGTTCGGGAAGGCGGTGGGAGCCAAGCACCATTACCACACCAACCAGAAGAAGGAGCTCGACCTGCACGACTACGAGGCCGAGTACCAGTTCTACCGCGACCTCCAGGCGCGGCCGGAGGCTGTGCCATTCCTCGACGAGGCACCGGGCTTCAAGATGCCGCCAGTGAAGCTCTACTGGTGA